The genomic stretch TCATTCGCTGCTCTGCTATCTGTGGAACCAACATATAAGACCCAGGAACCCTAGTAATGTGATTGATGGGTAGCTCATTATATCTTTTCCTTTCAGAATCACCTCCATTCCAGGTGCTGTCTGTTGAAGGCAATGCCTGCATTTCACctattatgtttttattgctaAGCAATGCTAGATGCTGACCGCCTGGCCAATCCCTAGTGTGATTTAGCTCAATGCAACTTGAAGGAAGAGAGTTTGATGGGCTCCTGTACTCACAAATATACTtgaatttaaaatattcagtAGTGTGAACATTTGTATGAAATTCTCAATAAAGGTTTTGTAGGGAAGGGCCCTAAATTagaatactatttatttatttaaagtatttctataTTGCCTCCCAGGCCACAAGTGCTCCTGAGGcagtgaacaaataaaaaccaattaaaacaacaaaaaaataaaacatttttaaaactcattactctttaaaaactctttaaaaacctccttaAAAACAATtgtagaatccagttttgaaacagttaaaacagcaattttgaACACTGAATGTTATGTGGAAGAGAACTGTTTTGGCTCTATTTTTCCAAGATTTCCCCCTAAGTAATAAACATGTTTCACATAaattttattttccccccataACAATGTATGGCGATCAAACAGTATTATTACTGTCATATTGTACACAAGAGTGGGTAAAATTAGGAATCTGAGAGCAACAGTGGGTTACTTAAATGGGAGATTCACCAGATTCTTTACTATGCACTAAACTGCATCAACTTTGATATAACAGATTTTAAGACAAACTtctatcaaaataaaaaaaaatccaatcatACACTTTCAGTTTGGTGCAGCATCCTGGCTTCATGTCTCCTAAAAGTTGCATCATTGTATCTAGTAACACTCGATTTGAATTAATCAGGAATTCACGACCACATGCTAAAGCAGCAACATCTacaagagaaaatgcaaaataaaggcattaaaaaccctgCACTTCAAAAAGAGTGTTCACATTCAATAGTTTTGTAATCTTAACACCACTAATGAAAATGTTGTAATTGTATTAAcagtgaggcctgactaaagcagaagtAATGTGGATAAGTTGGAGCgggtccaaaggaggatgaccgAAATGGTCTGATAACCATGCACTATGatgagagatttagggagctgagcatgttgaccatggagaagagaaagttaagagctgacattttaaatatctgaaggggtgtcatattgagggtggagcaatcttgttttctgctgctccagagaataagacctggagcaatggaagGAAACTAGaggaaaataaattccacctaaacatttagggagaacttcctgacagtaagagacgtttgacagtggaacacttggaaagtggtggagtctcctttggaggttttaaacaaagggtggatggccatctgtcgggggtgctttgattgtgtattcctgcatggcatgggattggactagatggtccttggggtctcttccagccctgtgattctatgattctaattttacaAGGGATATGAAAAATAAGTGACCAATGAGAATACAACcaagaaataaatatatgcaacaaagagtgcatctacactgtagaaataaagtggtttcccaCAAATCAGCCATATTACATTCTGACTTTTGGCTTCGTATTTCATTATAAGACCTCCCACTTTATTGTATAAGCTACATTTACAACTGATTTGACAAATGTAGTGTGAAAGCCTCAGCTGATAAAAAGTGGTGAATAAGCAAGATTATataagtttttgtgggttttttgggttatgtggccatgttctggaagagtttattcctgacatttcatcagcatctctggctggcgtGGAAGTGAGTACTGTAGTGATTCTTCTCAACCAAGTGTCACACAGTGTATCTGAAGATGTCAGCTAGGgatgctagtgaaacgtcaggaataaactcttccagaacatggccacatagccccagaAGCccaccttcgacttcacaaacaagattattgattttaaaatgtgcacatggCATTTCCATAttaatttcaaaatacaaaaagcttttaaaaatcaagaagtctaaatacagtttaaatatgtgaagtttaataaaaagaaatcataAACAGCATAGCAACAAATCTATATCTTGACCAGAAAAGAAATCCACTGTTAGAGAGATCCTCAATGGAGAATAAGTGAAGATATTGTtctcccagggtgcatctacactgtggaaataatgcagtttgacaacagttTATGTactttagctccatcctataaatcctaggatttgtagttttacaagataattagccttctctgccagagtgctggtgtctcaccaaactacaaatcccaggattctgtaggaagaagtcatggctattaaagtggtgtcaaactgcattatttctacagtgtatatgcatcCCTAGGGAGAACTCTAGCCTCACCTAGAGATAGAATTTGTAAGtttttataaatattaaaattaaaatataaaaagttagtcttaggtttttaaaaacacacacaaacgtaCACACAAAACCACTTTGAAAGTGACTTACTTGTAATAATCCCTGCCAAACCTAATACAAACTGACTTTCGTCAGAATCCATATCCTGCTGTTTGATATCTTCACTTAATGATTTCACAAAACTCTCTATGGTTTGACCAGCAATAATAAAGAACTTCACAGCTTTACTCTGAAAAGtaagaaagcaaaaaacaaatttATAAACAATAATTGTTTTCTGTTCTATGCCAAGACTCCTCTGTTAAGAGAGATGTTCTGCAGTCATTATAATTTTttagaaagaagagaggaagaggatcATAGAAAGAAGAGATAAATATTCATAGACAGCAGATGAAAATTGGGGATGTGTGAAGTTAGATGTGTTATGTTAtgctatttttaaatggttttttagATTTTTAGAGGAGGCTATGTTTATTTGCTGGTGATGACCCATAAAGCCCTACagggctcaggtccaggctatttgacaaactgtggcgggatacagagcgccgctttgcggcgctcccccgccgccgccatttgctccttgcaggagccgcagcagccaaaccgcgcgactcccgcgcggagcaaaaaagaagctccatttctgagcttctttctgcggcgcatctatgacgtcgcgaggcgccgcaggcgcattcgcggcatcataagcgccgcgacacatctggacgctatgcgtccagtacgtaaagatggcggcgcccatgtggaaagggcgccgccatcttgtacgtactgtatatgtactagggttaggggggtgcggaagcaccgccccttcctaaccctagtacgtatagaagacgtactatatggcggtgtgtatcctgcCTGTATATCCCCATGTGAGCTGGCCCAAGCTCTGAAATCCTAAGAGGATGCCCTTCTTTCcatctcaccaccatcacaagtacggttggtggggacacaagagagggccttttccatagCTGCCTCTAGACTCTGGAATGGCCTGCCCAGGGAAACTAGAATGACTccttccttgttatccttctgccagcaggctaagacctacttgtttagataggtttttaaaacagaaagttttaaaggCATGTGATGGGGTGttgttttcatcctggagagaagtgaccagtggggtcccataggggtctgtcctgggcccagtgctattcaatatctttatcaatgacttggatgacagaattgggggcatacttatcaaatttgcagatgacaccaaattaggaggagtagctaatactccagaggacaggatcaaaattcaaaacgacctgaatagactagaaagctgggccaaagctaacaaaatgaacttcaacagggagaaatataagatactgcactgagggcggaaaaataaaattcacagatataggatgggtgacacctggctgaatgagactacatgtgaaagggatctaggagtccaagtagaccacaagttgaacatgagtcaacagtgtggtgcagtagctaaaaaggccaatgcaattttaggctgcatcaataaaagtacagtgtccagatcaagagaagtaataatgccactgtattctgctttggtcaggcctcacctggaatactgtgtccagttctgggtaccacaattcaaaaaggacactgagaaactggagggtgcccaaaggagggagactaaaatggtgaagggtctggaaaccatgtcctatgaggaatggcttagggagctggggatgtttagcctggagaagagaaggttaagaggtgatatgatagccctgtttaaatatttgaagggatgtcatattgaagagggaacaagcttgatttctgctgctccagagaacaatacccagaacaatggatgcaaggtacaggaaaagagattccacctcaacattaggaggaacttcttgacagtaagggctgttcaacagtggaacacactccctcagagtgcagtggagtctccttccttggaggtctttaaacagaggctggatggccatctgtcaggtatgctttgattgagattttctgcatggcagggggttggactggatggcctttgtggtctcttccaactctacgattctatgattgttatattgttttaatgtattttaagaattttaatctttttaaacttgattttatcACTGAATTTgctttaattattgtagtaatttaattctattttaatatactatttttgtatttttttaactgtatggtgttttttaatgttataagcagccctgagtcccagccttgggagaagggtgggatataaataaatacaataattataaaataataataatttatatgctggtcttgttgtaatgtttttttaatgttcaagaaaatttaacagcaacaacaacattttagcaACAAAAATAGGACGGAAACggcatggcatactggtttgaatgttggactatgactctggagatcaaggttcaaatcctggcttagccaagtaaaaacccactgggtgaccttgggcaagttacactctctcagcttcagagggaggcagtgGAAAATCTCTGAACATAATTTGCCAAgagaaacccatgatagggtgggttgccttaggtcaccataagtagtaAACAATTGAATGGTTGTTCTCCACCATCAGGGTTTCactttggaaaaaacaaaaagagagattCATGCAGAACAGCTCCAAGGCTCATTTAGATGTTCCCCCACGCTCATGTTcaatgactggggggggggggatgagaatGCTATCAGTCCATAGTTACTCCCTCTTCATCCAGTATACCccctccccacatacacacacttttcaagattTGAATTGGGGATGGAGCCACTGCAGAAATGTCCATGATGTCTGGGGTGGGGTAcctacagtcagctctccacctCTTGATGGTAAACTTCTCTGCCCTTAGAGGGAATACCTGCAATCTCCTACAGCCCCATAGATAAAATTAgactttttttgcaaaaataaatcagttcTGTCCCAGGCTTGATTGAAACGTGTACCTTCAGTCCAACTAGACTGAAAAACAAAGGCCAAACTTTTATTTAGCAGGTTTTAATAATTCAAAGTTATTATTTACCTAGCCAGCTACTGATATCTGAAAAATGAAGATTGATGCCACTAATTGAACTTACACTTCCTAGAATGCTTTTAACTGTTTCTTCATTGCTAGAGACACTCCATAGCAACGTGCACACTGCAGCACCCATTTCTGTACAGTATTCAGCTTGCTGCAATAGTTGTTGCTTTGCCTCATTCAGCTGCTGTCGAGCTGCtattttttcctgaaaataatCAAACTAAATATAAAGATCTGATTTACAACAGACAGCATAATGTCCTTCAGAAATTCTAATTAGGTTTTCTAATAAATTCCACAATCCTCTTGGCTAATTCCAAAATAATAAGTAATACTGGTGATAATAATTACTCTGGTAGAGCAGATATGCTGGAATTTGATTTCTCTTAGTCACATGTTGCAAAATAATCGGAAGGGAAAGCATATATTATAGGTTTATTGTTCACATTGCCCGTAAACATATAACAAATTAAGAGCAAGTGTTTAATTTGAACATCAAAAGAGGCATGAGGGTGAAAAGAATTCATAGCTTTCCTGCTTTACCAGTGTCTCATTTGTTGCTCAAATCATGTTTTTCAGCCCGTCTCTAAAACTAGAAGCAATCCTGACTGGCAGAAATGGGTATCTAAGGCAAAAGGACATGCAAAAGCAAATCAAAAGAAGGTTCAGCTCCTGCTCACCTATGTGCTTTTTAGATTAACTTCCTATCCTTCCTCTTTATACATGAACAGAGCATAAATGTGAACAAACATGGCTGCCATTATTACACGAACCAGCATGGTGAagaggtttgagtgctggactatagaGACCATGATTGAAATCCCCACTCtccaatggaaacccactgggtagccttgggcaagtcacactgtctcaacttcaggcaaaggcaaaccccttctgaacaaatcttgccaagaaaaccccatgataggttcaccttaaggttgccataagtcagaaatgacttgaaggtacacaacaacaagcaggGAAGATAACGACACACAGAAATTATATTAGCTcctaattttgttagtttttttttaaatctccaaaACAATTTCAGAATACAGgcggagtctcccttatctggaattcctaaatttgaaatattccaaaaccaaaacattttccatgggtggctgagatactgacacctttgctttctgatgcttcagtttacacaaactttgtttcatacacataATCATGTTAAAatattactgtactgtatatactcatgtataagtctagaaattttactcaaaaaattgacccaaaaaacctgagtcaacttatccatgggtcaatgtaagtactctactttaactcatatatatatggttaaatatatatatggtgaaaggcaagaatgtaatctgtcctggaaggactgacccacctctactctctcatccatccagcctttagtgtcagcacaaacagtgatgcctgctggaatttctcaagttctttggcattgttttcctttacttcatcctttagatcctttgttatatgcccctaaattttactttatccatggatcatatcaaaatccataattttggcctccaaatcTGCCCTgccttgacttgtacatgaggtcaacttatagtcaagtatatatggtatataaaaTTACtgtcaggctatgtgtatgagttatatatgaaacacaaatgaattttgtgtttagactttggtcccatctctaaggtattgcattatgtacatatatgcaaatatacatccatatatatatatagccaaacCGTGAGGCCCTCCCAAAAAATCCAAAtaccaaaacacttctggtcccatgcatCTCAGACAAGAAAAATTCAAACTGTAGAAACTAGTGATTTGCTGAGAAAAAATAATTCCAATTATACCATTTTTGCTCCCTTTTCATTATTCCATTACTATATTTCAAGAAGCTTAATAagtatgtacagtcggcccttcttatacacagattttttatacacggatttaagcatacacagtttgaaaatgttccaaaaaagtatcaatttaccttgattttccattttttataagggacaccattttgctatgtcattatatgtaatgggacttgagcatacacggattttgttatacacaggggatcttggaaccaaaccccagcgtataacaagggtccactgtattctggtTTTTCTGgtaatgtaaaaataatgtaaacagGCAAAATTTGTGCTTGCCACCAAAGCGTCATCTACCTAGAGGGAAGGTCTTGCCTGTGTTATCATTATGTCCTTTGGGAAAACTCAGAACTGAAGAGATCTGTGAGGACCCCACTGCAGTACTCTCACTAATTTAAAAGCTACATTCACCAGTGGTGAACTTGCAAACATATTTATGGATTCTGGCTTGGCATTTCTTGCATCTCTCACGCAAATATTAATAGCATCTATTACATGGTGgcaaaattattatatttatctagCTAACATGCATAGGATACCCATTTTCATATGGATTGCATATATGTGCCacttaaaatgtttttaccttttaAGTGGCATAAATGCTTATTCCATATGAAAATGGGTATCCGATGCATATTTATTCAGCCCTACTGAGTGCAAAGGACCCCACTCTAACATTAGCATGATTAGAATTGTAACCAGGAAACAGGCGCTGGAAAATGCACATAACAGGGATTATAATTAGCCCTGATTTGAGGAAACAGAACTGTAAACAAAGTTTACCCTTAACCTTTGTATACTTAAAAAGAAATTATCCTTTGACAACTGAGAGCAACTAGTTTTAAATACTCTAATTCTTCAATGTCAGATAGCGTGAAAACCTGGtgagaacccagcaggcaaatCTCACATTGTGTACTAATACATTAATAGTACAATTGTGTATGTGCCTGAGCAGAAGAAAgtgagtacagtgggcctttggtattgactagggtttggttccacacgcgtgcacacacacccatggataccaaaatccatggatgctcaaatcccattatgtacaatggggtagtaaaatggtatctgttatataaaaaagcaaaatcaaggtttgttgaGGGGGGGGATTGGGTTATTTTCacgccatgaatggttgaatccatggatgcagaaaatgtggatatggaaggccgactGTGTAGGATTGCAGCTTAATCATTTAACAAAGGCTGTCAGTCTATGAACATATGTGCCTGATTGCAAGCAGTATCTGATCCAGTGGGGTTTATTTTTTTGTAGACAAGTGTAGAATTGCACTGTACCTCTCAAAGACAAGACAAAAAAGACAATTACACGGAAAATAAACTGTTGTGAATGCAAATTCTATctacctttttttctttcatgcagTCTGCTTGTGCTGCTTCTAAGCGGGCTTTATAGTGTTCACAGTCCATTCTCAACTGTTCTAATTCATGATCTTTCCTTTCTACAACTAAAAATCAGggggcaaaaatgaaaaaaaaatacaaagtggGTTTAACATTACAAAATTCTAAAATGTATTAGCAATTAATCATCAAACTATATAATTTTTCCAAAGTTGGTAAGGGACCTGGAGACCAAGGGCTAACAGGAAAGGATGAAAGAAGAGAACTGGGCAGTATTTTCAGGATGGAGGTTTAAGAGGATATGACAGCCACCTTCAGATGTATGCCACATACATGGTGGAGTGAGCTTGTCCTTTTTTGTTCCACAGGGTAGGAATCAACCGAGGAGAAAGATCTGAAATTCTGATTAAACATTAGAAACAACATCTTGACAGAGCAAGCTGTTTGACAATGAGACGATGATGGATGTCCCCTCTGAAAAGTTTTCAAGGGTTTAGAAGGCTTCTTTTCAAGCATGGTGTAACAGCAAAATGACTGCATTAGCAGGAGATTGCACCAGATGACTTTTAATTGTCCCTGGCAACTCGCTCATTCTCTAAAAAGTGACTAATTAAGCTTTATCTCTGTCATGAAAAGATGCAAACAAAGGAGTGAGAAAAGCAGCAATGGGAGATCCCACTGTTTCTACATTCTAGTTCACCTCCCTATCCCAAGACAAGTTTGTGAGGGAACATTTGGGAGAAGACTATCAGGCAATTTTCTTGCCTCCATATCACTTTGCATTATCCACACCTGACAATGGAATCTTTTTCTTGGGAAAAGGTGCAGCATCAAAGTTATACATCACTATAATTCAGTCTTCATTTGTCCAGCTTTCATCGTTATTTCAAGAATATGTGGTACCAACACAACaaactagagcagtgattcccataCTTTGGTCCTCCTGGTGATTTGGATTTcggattttggatttcatctcccaaaagccctagccagcttggccagtggtcaagaattctgggagctgaagtccaaaacacctggaggaccaaagttttggaaacaCTGAATTAGAGCACAGCAAGACTTGCCCTGTGAGTGATAGTCATGTCAGCATTTGAGGTTTATCTAGTTCAGCATTTGACAGTATGGGAATCCTGCAAGTATGACCTAAGTGCAATAACACCCTCCATGTTCCACATAAACTGTTACTGAGACACAATTAATAGTGACACATTCAATAATGTATTTATTCAATAATGATACTTGCTAATATCGCAAACTCACTTGTTTCAATAGCATCTAATTTCTGAAAGCTCTCTAAGACATCTCCATTTACTAGTTTGGGCAAAATGTCATGCAGCTGCATCACTTCAGTTGTCAACCTTTCCAAAGCTCTTTTTCTGACTTTAACAAATTCCCCTTGTATCTGGActttctgcaaaataataataatagtagtagtaataataataataataataataataataatatcaaaccCTTCATTGCAAACACCCTCAGAAAGTAAACAAGTTACATAAAAACACAATCTATTAAAAACACTATTAAAACTGTAACATTGGGATCAAAAATTATAATacataacaaaatacaataaaacaatttgttgttgttgtgtgccttcatgaaatttccgacttatgacgaccctaaggtgaacctatcatgaggttttcttggcaagatttgttcagaggtctgccattgccatcttctgagaatgagagagtgtgacgtacccaaggtcacccagcgggtttcatggccaagttgggaatcaaaccctggtgttcAGCGTCACAGTCCAAAACAAATATAGGATTTTATTGCCTCCCAGTGC from Sceloporus undulatus isolate JIND9_A2432 ecotype Alabama chromosome 3, SceUnd_v1.1, whole genome shotgun sequence encodes the following:
- the LOC121924772 gene encoding heat shock factor 2-binding protein isoform X4, which codes for MQLHDILPKLVNGDVLESFQKLDAIETIVERKDHELEQLRMDCEHYKARLEAAQADCMKEKKEKIAARQQLNEAKQQLLQQAEYCTEMGAAVCTLLWSVSSNEETVKSILGSSKAVKFFIIAGQTIESFVKSLSEDIKQQDMDSDESQFVLGLAGIITNVAALACGREFLINSNRVLLDTMMQLLGDMKPGCCTKLKVLMLMSLYNVSINVKGLKYISESSGFFPLLWWLLNDPDAEVCLHVLRLLQSVILEPEILTKSSPEMRDSLPLPRIHMLSKSRNADLQILAQELLEDLKVLEYEV
- the LOC121924772 gene encoding heat shock factor 2-binding protein isoform X3, which gives rise to MKRTWDSGEGMQKVQIQGEFVKVRKRALERLTTEVMQLHDILPKLVNGDVLESFQKLDAIETIVERKDHELEQLRMDCEHYKARLEAAQADCMKEKKEKIAARQQLNEAKQQLLQQAEYCTEMGAAVCTLLWSVSSNEETVKSILGSSKAVKFFIIAGQTIESFVKSLSEDIKQQDMDSDESQFVLGLAGIITNVAALACGREFLINSNRVLLDTMMQLLGDMKPGCCTKLKVLMLMSLYNVSINVKGLKYISESSGFFPLLWWLLNDPDAEVCLHVLRLLQSVILEPEILTKSSPEMRDSLPLPRIHMLSKSRNADLQILAQELLEDLKVLEYEV
- the LOC121924772 gene encoding heat shock factor 2-binding protein isoform X2 → MGDMTKEKLKTLNKVQIQGEFVKVRKRALERLTTEVMQLHDILPKLVNGDVLESFQKLDAIETIVERKDHELEQLRMDCEHYKARLEAAQADCMKEKKEKIAARQQLNEAKQQLLQQAEYCTEMGAAVCTLLWSVSSNEETVKSILGSSKAVKFFIIAGQTIESFVKSLSEDIKQQDMDSDESQFVLGLAGIITNVAALACGREFLINSNRVLLDTMMQLLGDMKPGCCTKLKVLMLMSLYNVSINVKGLKYISESSGFFPLLWWLLNDPDAEVCLHVLRLLQSVILEPEILTKSSPEMRDSLPLPRIHMLSKSRNADLQILAQELLEDLKVLEYEV
- the LOC121924772 gene encoding heat shock factor 2-binding protein isoform X1; the protein is MPVQELVELWKQMKTIYNELVSWHICLFHKKVQIQGEFVKVRKRALERLTTEVMQLHDILPKLVNGDVLESFQKLDAIETIVERKDHELEQLRMDCEHYKARLEAAQADCMKEKKEKIAARQQLNEAKQQLLQQAEYCTEMGAAVCTLLWSVSSNEETVKSILGSSKAVKFFIIAGQTIESFVKSLSEDIKQQDMDSDESQFVLGLAGIITNVAALACGREFLINSNRVLLDTMMQLLGDMKPGCCTKLKVLMLMSLYNVSINVKGLKYISESSGFFPLLWWLLNDPDAEVCLHVLRLLQSVILEPEILTKSSPEMRDSLPLPRIHMLSKSRNADLQILAQELLEDLKVLEYEV